The following coding sequences lie in one Girardinichthys multiradiatus isolate DD_20200921_A chromosome 13, DD_fGirMul_XY1, whole genome shotgun sequence genomic window:
- the rims3 gene encoding regulating synaptic membrane exocytosis protein 3 produces MMLSSSVEVPNPGGISGLSGLSAAARNVVRSSSISGTMYSLEKSPSNGVPDSASLAGNKKRRSSLGAKMVAIVGLSQWSRSTQQLNQQDGGMKKLRSTIRRSTETGIAVEMRNRVTRQGSKDSTDGSTNSNSSEGTFVFPTSRLGPESQFSDFLDGLGPAQIVGRQTLATPPMGDVHVGMVDRGGQLEVEVNQARRLTPKPGSKNIPATYVKVYVLENGMCLAKKKTKLVKKTLDPTYQQALLFDESPQGKVLQVIVWGDYGRMDHKCFMGMAQILLEDLDLSATVSGWYKLFPTSSLADPSIGPLTRRLSQSSLESATSPTCT; encoded by the exons ATGATGCTCAGCAGCTCCGTGGAGGTGCCCAACCCGGGTGGAATAAGCGGCCTCAGCGGGTTAAGTGCGGCGGCACGGAATGTGGTGCGTTCCTCAAGCATCTCGGGGACCATGTACAGCCTGGAAAAGAGTCCCAGCAATGGGGTTCCGGACTCGGCGTCGTTGGCTGGCAACAAGAAGCGGCGATCTAGTCTGGGTGCCAAGATGGTGGCCATTGTGGGGTTGTCACAGTGGAGCAGAAGCACACAGCAACTTAACCAGCAAG ATGGTGGAATGAAGAAGCTCCGCAGTACCATCCGAAGGAGCACAGAGACTGGCATCGCCGTGGAGATGAGGAACCGGGTGACACGGCAGGGCAGCAAGGACTCCACCGATGGCAGCACCAACTCGAACAGCTCCGAAGGAAC ATTTGTCTTTCCCACCAGTCGCCTGGGGCCTGAGAGTCAATTCAGCGACTTTCTGGATGGTCTTGGCCCCGCCCAGATCGTAGGCCGACAAACACTAGCTACACCCCCCATGG GGGATGTTCATGTAGGTATGGTAGACAGAGGAGGGCAGCTGGAGGTGGAAGTGAACCAGGCCAGACGCTTGACCCCAAAGCCAGGCTCCAAAAACATACCAG CAACTTATGTGAAGGTATATGTGCTGGAGAACGGGATGTGCTTGgccaagaagaaaaccaaattAGTAAAGAAGACTCTGGATCCCACCTACCAGCAGGCTTTGTTGTTTGATGAAAGTCCCCAGGGCAAAGTCCTACAG GTAATTGTGTGGGGGGACTACGGGCGTATGGACCACAAGTGCTTCATGGGAATGGCTCAGATCCTCCTGGAGGACCTGGACCTGTCTGCCACCGTAAGTGGCTGGTACAAGCTGTTCCCTACCTCTTCTCTGGCAGACCCCAGCATCGGACCCCTCACCAGACGCCTCTCCCAGTCTTCCCTGGAGAGTGCCACCAGCCCCACGTGCACCTAG